The DNA segment TTTTATTTTCCTTAACTGTTGGTTAAAATTCCCATCGCCCAGCCAAAATGCAATCACGACTGCATCCCGTTCGTCTTTACTAAGCAAGCATGCACTTTGAGGAGAATGTTCAAGAGGAAGTCCCTTAACATGGAAATGAAAACCAACCTGCTGATCCAGATAATCCTCTGCATAGCACTTTTTCTGTCCATATTTCTTCTCGTAAGGTCAAACTCCGAAGCGGAAAAAGAACTGGAATCTAGAAAAGATAAAGAATAGATGTTTCCCGAGCTTCTCAGAATAGGCGATTTTCATATTACATCCTTCGGGGCGATGGTCGCCGTCTCTTTTCTTGTCGCTTTCTGGGTTTCCGGGATGGAATTTGAGAGGAAAGGAATATCCAGACGACTTCATGAACACATTTTTCTCGCCTCTATCCTTGGAGGCATATTGGGTGCCAAGTTCCTTTTCCTGATCGAGAATGTTCCCTTAAGCGATCTTCTTTCCTACCCCAAGCATTATCTGCTTCTACGGGGTGGCCTTACTTTCTACGGGGGGCTTTTTTTGGCTCTCTTTGCAGCTTTCGTAGTAACAAAAAAGCACAAGGAAAGCTTCTGGAAGGTTCTTGACGCCACCGCCCCGGCGCTCGCAATAGCCTACGCGACGGGAAGGGTCGGCTGTCTTCTAGTTGGAGACGATTACGGAATCCCCTCCACACTTCCCTGGGCTATGCCGTTTCCTAAGGGTTCCCCCCCAACACTTGAAGCGGTTCATCCGACTCAGATTTATGAAACGATAGTAATGTCGCTTGTGTTCGTAGCGCTGTGGAAAATTAGGAAGAAAGAAAGACCCATCGGGTGGCTTGCGAGCATATACCTTGTGCTCGCAGGTCTTGAAAGATTCTCAGTCGAGTTCATAAGAAATACCACTGAGAGCCCTATATCCGGCTTGTCGGTAGCGCAAATAATGGCATTTTTTCTGATTCTTATCGGAGTGCTTAAATATATGTCCATTCGCAAACGCGGTGAGTCATCTTGAACTCGTAATTTCGCCGCTACACATGAGAAGAATCCGGATAACCAAGCCGACCGGGAGCCAGATCTTGGCCGCCGGGTCGGGAATACTTTTTTCCGTATCCCTTTTTTCAAGCGCGTTAGGCATACTGGGCTGGATATGCTTTGTCCCGCTGCTCGTGGCACTTCAGGGAAAAAGTGCCTCTCGGTCCCTCCGACTGGGCATGATATCCGGGACATCCATGAATCTCGTCTCGCTCTACTGGCTTGTAGGAACCCTGACCAGATTCGGGGAAATACCTCTGCTCGCGAGCATCGCGGCCGTATTTATTTTCTGCGTCTACTCATCGCTTCAGTTCGGAATTTTCACCTGGTATATCTCAAGACTTGGACTCTGCCGTGGGAAAAGCGTCGCAAACGCACTTATGATCTCCTTTGCATGGGTGGTTGCGGAATTTTTCTTCCCGGTTCTTTTCCCCTACGGAATAGGAGTCTCCCAAAGCTACTATCCGACGGTAATACAAGTGGTTGATACGCTTGGGGTGAACTTTCTCGGGTTTTTGATGTTTTTTGCAAACGTATCAGTTTTCTACCTCTTAGACGATATGCAGCAAAGAAGAAAACCGGTGTTCGCTCCCCCGGTAATCTCGATCGCCGTAATTGCAATTGTGCTCGGCTACGGAACTTTCAGAATAGACGAAATAGAGGAGCTTCTTGAGACAGAACCCCGGGTGGAAATCGCAATGGTTCAGGCAAATTTTGATTACGCGGAAAAAAACCTCGACAACGAGCCGATTATAACGGAAAAACACAGGGAGATGTCGCGGGAGTTCACGGAGGTGGATATTGTGATCTGGCCGGAAACATCGGTTCAGCACTGGTTCCCCAAAGAAGAGTCTGTGTACAGAATAGATTACCAAAGAAATGTAGTGCCGACGGGACACACAGCACACTTCCTTATAGGGGGACTCTCCTTTATCCAAGACCCTGCCCTCCTCGAAGACGGCTGGGACGAGGAGGATCACAGAAAATACAACACGGCTTTTTTAGTTGATCCCCAAAGCAATATCCTTGGGCAATACAGCAAGACCCGGCTTTTTCTACTGGGCGAATATTTCCCCTGGATAAATGAGGAACTAAAGTTCTTGAAAAGGGTCTTTCCTATGATCGGTGATCTCACCCCTGGAGAGGGGCCCAAGGTGCTTGAGGTTCCCGGAAAGAACTTAAGAATAGGACCCCTTATATGTTATGAGGACATAATGGCCGAACTCTCGAGAAACTACGTGAAAACGGGAGCCAACCTGCTCGTGAATCTTACAAACGATGCGTGGTTCGGAAGGAGCGTAGCTCCCCACCAGCACTTGCTTCTTTCAATTCCAAGGGCGGTTGAAACACGCCGCTACCTAGTGAGATCAACAAACAGCGGTATAAGCGCGATAGTATCTCCGACCGGGGAGATCGAGGCCCGCACGGATATATTCACCACGGAGAATCTGAAGGGAGAAGTGGTTCTGATCGATTCGCTTGAAACTCTCTACACGAGGGTGGGGGATATATTCGCGTGGGTAGCATTGGCCATGACCGCGCTTTTCGCCGCGAAGAAATACCTAGGAAGAAAATATGCTGACTAGGGCCCTGATGAGACTGTCGTTTTCCTCTCTGGTTCCGACCGTGATCCTGAGACAGTCGGCAAGCCTCCCCCCCTCTCCAAAGCAACGGACTAGAATGTCGTTTTTAACAAGCTCTGTGAAAAGAAAATCCGCGTCCGGAACCTTGATCAGAAAGAAATTTGCATCGGTCGGATAGACCAAAATGGCGTCAATCTGCTCGAGCGCGTCGCGAAGTCTTTCTCTTTCGCTCAATATAAGGTCTATCTTCCGTTCGATAACCTCGGGATTCTCAAGCGCAAAGGACATTACAAGCTGGCTAAGAGAATTTATGTTGTAGGGAAGACGCGCCTTGTTTACCTCGCCCACGATCTGCGGCCGCGCAAAGAGCATTCCCAGTCTGGCCCCCGCAAATCCTATTTTGGACATTGTTCTCAGTACCAGCAGATTCTCATATTTCTTTATATGGGGAATATAGCTTTTTTTCGAAAAATCGCAGTAGGCCTCGTCGACAACCACCGCGCCCGCGCTTGCCTCCAAGATCTCAAGCACTTTTTCCTCTGAAAAAGAGTTCCCCGTAGGGTTATTCGGAGTCGCTAGAAAAACGATGTCAGGATCCTCCGCGCGGATCATCTCCAGAGTCGGCTCGAGGTCTATATCAAAGTTCTCATCAAGCGCAACCTCCGTTACCCGTTTGCCCAAGACAAGCGAGGTGATTCTGTACATCGAAAAAGTCGGAGACGGTACGAGCACGCGACCGCTTTTGCCTCCGAATACCTCGACGATCATCTGGATGATCTCGTCTGAACCGTTTCCAAGCGATATACCGTCTGTGGGAAAGTCCAAAGTGCGGGAAAGAGACGTTCTCACGCCTAGAGCCTCAGGATCCGGATAACGGTTCACGGGAAGTTCCGCCAGCCGCTCGGAGAGCAGAATCTTCTCCTCACCCTC comes from the Candidatus Dadabacteria bacterium genome and includes:
- a CDS encoding prolipoprotein diacylglyceryl transferase; translated protein: MFPELLRIGDFHITSFGAMVAVSFLVAFWVSGMEFERKGISRRLHEHIFLASILGGILGAKFLFLIENVPLSDLLSYPKHYLLLRGGLTFYGGLFLALFAAFVVTKKHKESFWKVLDATAPALAIAYATGRVGCLLVGDDYGIPSTLPWAMPFPKGSPPTLEAVHPTQIYETIVMSLVFVALWKIRKKERPIGWLASIYLVLAGLERFSVEFIRNTTESPISGLSVAQIMAFFLILIGVLKYMSIRKRGESS
- the lnt gene encoding apolipoprotein N-acyltransferase, with the protein product MSHLELVISPLHMRRIRITKPTGSQILAAGSGILFSVSLFSSALGILGWICFVPLLVALQGKSASRSLRLGMISGTSMNLVSLYWLVGTLTRFGEIPLLASIAAVFIFCVYSSLQFGIFTWYISRLGLCRGKSVANALMISFAWVVAEFFFPVLFPYGIGVSQSYYPTVIQVVDTLGVNFLGFLMFFANVSVFYLLDDMQQRRKPVFAPPVISIAVIAIVLGYGTFRIDEIEELLETEPRVEIAMVQANFDYAEKNLDNEPIITEKHREMSREFTEVDIVIWPETSVQHWFPKEESVYRIDYQRNVVPTGHTAHFLIGGLSFIQDPALLEDGWDEEDHRKYNTAFLVDPQSNILGQYSKTRLFLLGEYFPWINEELKFLKRVFPMIGDLTPGEGPKVLEVPGKNLRIGPLICYEDIMAELSRNYVKTGANLLVNLTNDAWFGRSVAPHQHLLLSIPRAVETRRYLVRSTNSGISAIVSPTGEIEARTDIFTTENLKGEVVLIDSLETLYTRVGDIFAWVALAMTALFAAKKYLGRKYAD
- the hisC gene encoding histidinol-phosphate transaminase, translated to MQVSDSSSIKSRIPENVRSISPYSVPRVECSVKLDGNESPYDLEGEEKILLSERLAELPVNRYPDPEALGVRTSLSRTLDFPTDGISLGNGSDEIIQMIVEVFGGKSGRVLVPSPTFSMYRITSLVLGKRVTEVALDENFDIDLEPTLEMIRAEDPDIVFLATPNNPTGNSFSEEKVLEILEASAGAVVVDEAYCDFSKKSYIPHIKKYENLLVLRTMSKIGFAGARLGMLFARPQIVGEVNKARLPYNINSLSQLVMSFALENPEVIERKIDLILSERERLRDALEQIDAILVYPTDANFFLIKVPDADFLFTELVKNDILVRCFGEGGRLADCLRITVGTREENDSLIRALVSIFSS